The following proteins come from a genomic window of Doryrhamphus excisus isolate RoL2022-K1 chromosome 12, RoL_Dexc_1.0, whole genome shotgun sequence:
- the asb7 gene encoding ankyrin repeat and SOCS box protein 7 isoform X1, whose product MTKRSLSLQLVKRMLNHHCRRNPELHEELQIQAAVVAGDVFTVRRMLERGYSPKIRDANGWTLLHFSAAKAKERCVRVFLEHGADPTVKDFIGGFTALHYAAMHGRARIARLMLESDFCNDIINAKSNDGWTPLHVAAHYGRDSFVRLLLEFRAEVDPLSDKGTTPLQLAIIRERSSCVRILLDHSANIDIQKGFLLRYAVIKGNHFYCRMFLQRGADTNLGRMEDGQTPLHLSALRDDVLCAQMLYTYGADTNTRNYEGQTPAAVSVSMSRHSRPCLDFLQDVTRRPRSLQDLCRIKIRQCIGLQSLSLLEELPIAKVMKDYLKHKF is encoded by the exons ATGACGAAGAGAAGTTTGTCTCTTCAGCTTGTTAAAAG GATGCTGAACCATCACTGCAGAAGGAACCCTGAGCTGCACGAGGAACTGCAGATCCAGGCTGCGGTGGTGGCCGGTGATGTCTTCACCGTCAGGAGGATGCTGGAGCGAGGATACTCGCCAAAGATCCGCGATGCCAACGGCTGGACTTTGCTGCACTTCTCTGCTGCCAAAGCGAAAGAGAGATGTGTGCGCGTCTTTCTGGAGCACGGAG CCGACCCCACCGTGAAGGACTTCATCGGGGGCTTCACGGCGCTGCACTACGCCGCCATGCACGGCCGTGCGCGCATCGCCCGCCTCATGCTGGAGTCAGACTTCTGCAACGACATCATCAACGCCAAGAGCAACGACGGTTGGACGCCTCTGCACGTGGCGGCCCACTACGGCCGAGACTCGTTTGTGCGGCTCCTGCTGGAGTTCAGGGCCGAGGTGGACCCGCTGAGCGACAAGGGGACCACGCCGCTGCAGCTGGCCATCATCCGTGAACGCTCCAGCTGCGTGCGCATCCTCCTGGACCACAGCGCCAACATTGACATTCAGAAGGGCTTCCTGCTGCGCTACGCCGTCATCAAGGGCAACCACTTCTACTGCCGTATGTTCCTGCAGCGGGGGGCCGACACCAACCTGGGACGTATGGAGGACGGCCAGACCCCCCTGCACCTGTCGGCGCTCCGCGACGACGTCTTGTGCGCCCAGATGCTCTACACCTACGGTGCAGACACAAACACCAGGAACTACGAGGGACAGACACCTGCCGCCGTCTCCGTCAGCATGTCCCGACACAGCCGCCCGTGTCTGGACTTCCTGCAGGACGTCACCC GGCGGCCCAGGAGCCTGCAGGACTTGTGTCGCATCAAGATCCGCCAGTGCATCGGCCTGCAGAGCCTCAGCCTGCTGGAGGAACTGCCCATCGCCAAGGTCATGAAGGACTATCTCAAACACAAGTTCTAG
- the aldh1a3 gene encoding aldehyde dehydrogenase family 1 member A3 yields the protein MSHNGTTENGAALPRPVLVQEVRYTKIFINNEWRASSAGRTFATFNPATGVKICDVHEADHEDVSKAVAAAKAAQRRGSAWRRMDASSRGRLLHKLADLMERDRLLLATLETMDTGKPFLQSFLVDLDGSIRTLRYFAGWADKIHGKSLPVDDTFVCLTRHEPVGVCGAIIPWNFPLLMLTWKMAPALSCGNTLVIKPAEQTPLSALHVGSLIKEANFPPGVVNILPGLGPTAGAAIASHMDIDKVAFTGSTEVGQLIKEAAARSNLKRVTLELGGKNPCIVFADCDLQLAVEESQKGAFYNQGQCCTAASRVFVEESIYEEFVRRSVENVKKIVMGDPLDPSTSHGPQIDRKQFDKIMDLIESGKKEGARLECGGGAAAAMGEDGLFIAPTIFSAVKDDMRIATQEIFGPVQCILSFKSQQEAIERANSSQYGLVAALFISSVDRALSVSAALDCGTVWVNCYNALHVQTPFGGFKMSGNGRELGEYALAEYSEVKAITIKLNETL from the exons ATGTCTCACAACGGGACCACAGAAAACGGAGCGGCCCTCCCCCGGCCCGTCCTGGTACAAGAGGTCAGGTACACCAAG ATCTTCATCAACAACGAGTGGCGAGCATCCAGCGCAGGAAGGACCTTTGCGACATTTAACCCCGCCACGGGGGTCAAGATCTGTGACGTGCACGAGGCAGACCAC GAGGATGTCAGCAAGGCGGTGGCAGCGGCAAAGGCGGCGCAGCGAAGAGGCTCAGCCTGGCGTAGGATGGACGcatccagcagggggcgcctGCTGCACAAACTGGCCGATTTGATGGAGAGGGATCGACTTCTTCTGGCG ACTTTGGAGACGATGGACACGGGGAAGCCCTTCCTGCAGTCCTTCCTGGTGGACTTGGACGGGAGCATCAGAACGCTCCGATACTTTGCTGGCTGGGCCGACAAGATCCACGGAAAAAGTCTCCCGGTCG ACGACACCTTTGTGTGTTTGACGCGACACGAGCCCGTTGGCGTGTGCGGCGCCATCATCCCA TGGAACTTTCCTCTGCTCATGCTGACGTGGAAAATGGCGCCGGCTCTGAGCTGTGGAAACACGCTGGTCATCAAACCAGCCGAGCAGACGCCGCTAAGCGCTCTCCATGTCGGCTCCCTCATcaaagag GCCAACTTCCCACCGGGCGTGGTCAACATATTGCCAGGATTGGGACCCACAGCCGGCGCCGCCATCGCCAGTCACATGGACATCGACAAAGTGGCCTTCACGGGGTCCACGGAG GTTGGTCAGCTGATTAAAGAGGCGGCGGCCAGAAGTAATCTGAAGCGTGTGACGCTGGAACTGGGCGGGAAGAACCCCTGCATCGTGTTTGCGGACTGCGACT TGCAGCTGGCGGTGGAGGAGAGTCAGAAAGGAGCGTTCTACAACCAAGGCCAGTGCTGCACGGCGGCGTCACGCGTCTTCGTGGAGGAGAGCATCTACGAGGAGTTTGTGCGTCGCAGCgtggaaaatgttaaaaagatcGTGATGGGGGACCCTCTGGATCCTTCCACTTCACATGGTCCTCAG ATCGACAGGAAGCAGTTTGACAAGATCATGGATCTGATCGAAAGCGGCAAGAAGGAGGGAGCGCGTCTGGAGTGcggaggaggagcagcagcagcgatGGGCGAGGACGGGCTCTTCATCGCCCCCACCATCTTCTCGGCTGTGAAAGATGACATGCGCATCGCCACACAGGAG ATCTTTGGTCCGGTCCAGTGCATCCTGAGCTTCAAAAGCCAGCAGGAGGCGATAGAGAGGGCTAACAGTTCACAGTACGGCCTGGTGGCGGCGCTCTTCATCTCCAGTGTGGACCGAGCTCTGTCTGTGTCGGCCGCCCTGGATTGCGGCACCGTCTG GGTGAACTGTTACAACGCTCTTCATGTCCAAACGCCATTTGGAGGCTTCAAGATGTCAGGAAATGGACGAGAGCT GGGAGAGTACGCTCTGGCTGAGTATTCCGAAGTGAAGGCCATCACCATCAAACTCAATGAAACTCTGTGA
- the asb7 gene encoding ankyrin repeat and SOCS box protein 7 isoform X2, with amino-acid sequence MNIPVPKCDDRMLNHHCRRNPELHEELQIQAAVVAGDVFTVRRMLERGYSPKIRDANGWTLLHFSAAKAKERCVRVFLEHGADPTVKDFIGGFTALHYAAMHGRARIARLMLESDFCNDIINAKSNDGWTPLHVAAHYGRDSFVRLLLEFRAEVDPLSDKGTTPLQLAIIRERSSCVRILLDHSANIDIQKGFLLRYAVIKGNHFYCRMFLQRGADTNLGRMEDGQTPLHLSALRDDVLCAQMLYTYGADTNTRNYEGQTPAAVSVSMSRHSRPCLDFLQDVTRRPRSLQDLCRIKIRQCIGLQSLSLLEELPIAKVMKDYLKHKF; translated from the exons ATGAACATTCCCGTTCCGAAATGTGATGACAGGATGCTGAACCATCACTGCAGAAGGAACCCTGAGCTGCACGAGGAACTGCAGATCCAGGCTGCGGTGGTGGCCGGTGATGTCTTCACCGTCAGGAGGATGCTGGAGCGAGGATACTCGCCAAAGATCCGCGATGCCAACGGCTGGACTTTGCTGCACTTCTCTGCTGCCAAAGCGAAAGAGAGATGTGTGCGCGTCTTTCTGGAGCACGGAG CCGACCCCACCGTGAAGGACTTCATCGGGGGCTTCACGGCGCTGCACTACGCCGCCATGCACGGCCGTGCGCGCATCGCCCGCCTCATGCTGGAGTCAGACTTCTGCAACGACATCATCAACGCCAAGAGCAACGACGGTTGGACGCCTCTGCACGTGGCGGCCCACTACGGCCGAGACTCGTTTGTGCGGCTCCTGCTGGAGTTCAGGGCCGAGGTGGACCCGCTGAGCGACAAGGGGACCACGCCGCTGCAGCTGGCCATCATCCGTGAACGCTCCAGCTGCGTGCGCATCCTCCTGGACCACAGCGCCAACATTGACATTCAGAAGGGCTTCCTGCTGCGCTACGCCGTCATCAAGGGCAACCACTTCTACTGCCGTATGTTCCTGCAGCGGGGGGCCGACACCAACCTGGGACGTATGGAGGACGGCCAGACCCCCCTGCACCTGTCGGCGCTCCGCGACGACGTCTTGTGCGCCCAGATGCTCTACACCTACGGTGCAGACACAAACACCAGGAACTACGAGGGACAGACACCTGCCGCCGTCTCCGTCAGCATGTCCCGACACAGCCGCCCGTGTCTGGACTTCCTGCAGGACGTCACCC GGCGGCCCAGGAGCCTGCAGGACTTGTGTCGCATCAAGATCCGCCAGTGCATCGGCCTGCAGAGCCTCAGCCTGCTGGAGGAACTGCCCATCGCCAAGGTCATGAAGGACTATCTCAAACACAAGTTCTAG
- the asb7 gene encoding ankyrin repeat and SOCS box protein 7 isoform X3 produces MTKRSLSLQLVKRRNPELHEELQIQAAVVAGDVFTVRRMLERGYSPKIRDANGWTLLHFSAAKAKERCVRVFLEHGADPTVKDFIGGFTALHYAAMHGRARIARLMLESDFCNDIINAKSNDGWTPLHVAAHYGRDSFVRLLLEFRAEVDPLSDKGTTPLQLAIIRERSSCVRILLDHSANIDIQKGFLLRYAVIKGNHFYCRMFLQRGADTNLGRMEDGQTPLHLSALRDDVLCAQMLYTYGADTNTRNYEGQTPAAVSVSMSRHSRPCLDFLQDVTRRPRSLQDLCRIKIRQCIGLQSLSLLEELPIAKVMKDYLKHKF; encoded by the exons ATGACGAAGAGAAGTTTGTCTCTTCAGCTTGTTAAAAG AAGGAACCCTGAGCTGCACGAGGAACTGCAGATCCAGGCTGCGGTGGTGGCCGGTGATGTCTTCACCGTCAGGAGGATGCTGGAGCGAGGATACTCGCCAAAGATCCGCGATGCCAACGGCTGGACTTTGCTGCACTTCTCTGCTGCCAAAGCGAAAGAGAGATGTGTGCGCGTCTTTCTGGAGCACGGAG CCGACCCCACCGTGAAGGACTTCATCGGGGGCTTCACGGCGCTGCACTACGCCGCCATGCACGGCCGTGCGCGCATCGCCCGCCTCATGCTGGAGTCAGACTTCTGCAACGACATCATCAACGCCAAGAGCAACGACGGTTGGACGCCTCTGCACGTGGCGGCCCACTACGGCCGAGACTCGTTTGTGCGGCTCCTGCTGGAGTTCAGGGCCGAGGTGGACCCGCTGAGCGACAAGGGGACCACGCCGCTGCAGCTGGCCATCATCCGTGAACGCTCCAGCTGCGTGCGCATCCTCCTGGACCACAGCGCCAACATTGACATTCAGAAGGGCTTCCTGCTGCGCTACGCCGTCATCAAGGGCAACCACTTCTACTGCCGTATGTTCCTGCAGCGGGGGGCCGACACCAACCTGGGACGTATGGAGGACGGCCAGACCCCCCTGCACCTGTCGGCGCTCCGCGACGACGTCTTGTGCGCCCAGATGCTCTACACCTACGGTGCAGACACAAACACCAGGAACTACGAGGGACAGACACCTGCCGCCGTCTCCGTCAGCATGTCCCGACACAGCCGCCCGTGTCTGGACTTCCTGCAGGACGTCACCC GGCGGCCCAGGAGCCTGCAGGACTTGTGTCGCATCAAGATCCGCCAGTGCATCGGCCTGCAGAGCCTCAGCCTGCTGGAGGAACTGCCCATCGCCAAGGTCATGAAGGACTATCTCAAACACAAGTTCTAG